One Rutidosis leptorrhynchoides isolate AG116_Rl617_1_P2 unplaced genomic scaffold, CSIRO_AGI_Rlap_v1 contig461, whole genome shotgun sequence DNA window includes the following coding sequences:
- the LOC139883860 gene encoding uncharacterized protein, whose protein sequence is MREEVISSGGTIDLAPAASSVGASSPAVPTNVGSLDWSGHGQPPRTSLSTSMAGSALGSSRPSCRPWERGDLLRRLATFKPSNWLGKPKVASSLACAQRGWVNIDIDKIVCESCGACLSSVSLPSGSSAEDAGEAFAEKLDTGHKVACPWRGNSCPESLAQFPPTPQSALIGGYKDRCDGLLQFQFLPVIAASAIEKMKMSRGPQIDRLLSHFQNLMAGESESGPEFEFSRDGSSSSYSQAQKLISLCGWEPRWLLNVQDCEEHSAQSARNGYSFGPSQAQVHLPQDPGPSKNMFSSARKDTGKNKVLDVDSGSEFRSPLLDCSLCGATVRISDFLTVPRPTPFTQNNIDIPDTSKKLGLTRGASAASGISGWVAADDPDKEQIEDRDEVATTDKGKLRPNSDVDLNLTMAGGLSFNLDGRTGTTENILDADMGRDLIIGQPAGSEVGDRAASYESRGPSSRKRSLEIGGSSNNRPNLRIQHADSVEGTVIDRDGDEVTGDRQDSAGPSKRARDSDIFDTFCSPYPKDLSGAGPSRSAGREAYADVNRSGSFWQGSDQFMGNPSTRDSARASSVIAMDTVCHSADDDSAESVENHPGDFDEIYFPSSSTYGNPDLNEASEMNYSNQAQQSIYIQPSVEVAPGEMGVSSTNDGEEIFNAGRTTAQARDGVSFGISGGSVGMCASHEAEIRGIDVSTHRTNSVVGDVETRVEDTENQGQTGESTADPGLMDEIVPDETNREDPHGDSQEMFSRSLGRADSASKVDGSSKAESVESGEKASESCKLTTENHAHPSLSCNANVNSGYETTNKEVTKGGKASSTNNCPYPYPELDYAMANGIGPPKGESNYEGGTEFDPILHHNEFCPWVNGNVAAAGCSSSSSGSSADTVALCGWQLTLDALDLLRSQGNMLMPTGESESAASLYKDDHQTPAQKLLQRRSRSRSRGPH, encoded by the exons ATGAGAGAAGAGGTAATCAGCTCTGGAGGCACCATTGATCTCGCTCCCGCTGCCAG TTCTGTTGGGGCATCATCTCCTGCTGTGCCAACAAACGTCGGCAGCTTGGATTGGTCTGGTCATGGACAACCACCACGGACCTCATTGAGCACAAGTATGGCTGGTTCTGCCCTTGGCTCTTCAAGACCATCATGTAGGCCATGGGAAAGAGGCGATTTGTTAAGGCGTTTAGCAACATTTAAGCCATCTAATTGGTTAGGGAAACCTAAG GTTGCCAGTTCATTGGCTTGTGCTCAGAGAGGTTGggtaaatattgatattgataaaatTGTGTGCGAATCATGTGGTGCATGCCTTAGTTCTGTTTCGTTACCATCCGGCTCCTCTGCTGAAG ATGCCGGTGAAGCCTTTGCAGAAAAGCTGGATACAGGGCACAAAGTTGCTTGTCCTTGGAGAGGAAACAGCTGCCCTGAAAGTTTGGCACAGTTTCCTCCAACTCCACAGTCTGCCCTGATTGGGGGATACAAGGATAGGTGTGACGGACTTCTGCAATTTCAATTTCTTCCTGTAATTGCAGCTTCTGCAATTGAGAAGATGAAAATGTCTCGGGGCCCACAGATAGATCGCTTGTTATCGCACTTTCAGAATCTCATGGCTGGAGAATCAGAGAGTGGACCAGAGTTTGAATTTTCAAGAGATGGTTCATCATCTTCATATTCTCAG GCCCAGAAACTCATTAGTCTCTGCGGATGGGAGCCAAGATGGCTTCTAAATGTTCAAGATTGTGAAGAACATTCTGCTCAGTCAGCTAGAAATGGATATTCTTTTGGTCCTTCCCAGGCCCAAGTTCATCTCCCACAGGATCCTGGACCAAGCAAAAATATGTTCTCTTCTGCCAGAAAGGATACCGGAAAGAATAAAGTCTTAGATGTGGATTCCGGATCTGAGTTCCGATCACCTCTATTGGACTGTAGCTTATGCGGTGCCACTGTAAGAATATCAGATTTCTTAACTGTTCCACGACCTACTCCTTTTACTCAAAACAACATAGATATTCCCGACACAAGCAAAAAACTAGGACTGACTCGTGGAGCTAGTGCAGCTAGTGGAATTAGTGGTTGGGTCGCCGCTGATGATCCTGACAAAGAGCAGATTGAAGACCGTGATGAAGTGGCAACAACGGATAAGGGGAAACTGCGGCCAAATTCAGATGTCGATTTAAATCTGACAATGGCTGGGGGGTTGTCTTTTAACCTGGACGGTAGGACAGGGACAACTGAAAATATTCTCGATGCAGACATGGGAAGAGATCTAATAATTGGGCAACCGGCAGGCAGCGAGGTTGGTGACCGTGCTGCTTCTTATGAATCGCGGGGTCCAAGTTCTCGTAAGCGAAGCTTGGAAATCGGTGGGAGCTCAAATAATAGGCCAAACTTGAGGATACAACATGCTGATAGTGTTGAAGGGACTGTTATTGATCGTGATGGAGATGAAGTTACTGGTGATAGACAAGATTCAGCCGGGCCTTCAAAACGTGCTCGCGACTCTGATATTTTTGATACATTCTGTTCACCGTACCCCAAAGACTTATCTGGCGCCGGTCCTAGTCGTTCAGCAGGTCGTGAAGCCTATGCAGATGTCAACAGATCTGGTTCATTTTGGCAAGGAAGTGATCAATTCATGGGAAACCCATCAACCAGAGATTCAGCACGCGCATCCTCAGTCATTGCTATGGATACAGTCTGTCACAGTGCAGATGATGACTCCGCTGAAAGCGTGGAGAATCATCCCGGAGATTTCGATGAAATTTATTTCCCCTCATCTAGTACATATGGCAATCCAGACTTGAATGAAGCATCTGAAATGAACTACAGTAATCAAGCTCAGCAGAGCATCTACATACAACCAAGTGTAGAAGTAGCTCCTGGGGAAATGGGTGTTAGTAGCACAAATGATGGTGAGGAGATATTCAATGCCGGGAGAACTACAGCCCAGGCTAGGGATGGTGTTAGTTTTGGAATCAGTGGAGGAAGTGTTGGTATGTGTGCTAGCCATGAAGCTGAAATCCGTGGCATTGACGTTTCTACCCATAGAACGAATAGCGTTGTTGGTGATGTGGAGACCAGAGTAGAAGATACTGAAAATCAGGGCCAGACTGGTGAATCTACTGCTGATCCAGGTTTGATGGATGAGATTGTTCCAGACGAAACTAACAGGGAAGATCCACATGGTGATAGCCAAGAGATGTTCTCTCGCTCTTTAGGAAGGGCGGATAGTGCTTCAAAAGTTGACGGTTCATCCAAGGCAGAATCTGTCGAGAGTGGCGAAAAGGCGAGCGAAAGCTGCAAACTGACTACAGAGAACCATGCACACCCTTCTCTTTCCTGCAATGCAAATGTCAACTCCGGTTATGAAACAACCAATAAGGAGGTAACAAAGGGTGGGAAAGCATCTTCTACAAACAATTGCCCATACCCATACCCAGAACTAGATTATGCTATGGCAAATGGGATAG GGCCACCGAAAGGAGAAAGCAATTACGAAGGGGGTACAGAATTTGATCCGATTCTCCATCATAATGAGTTCTGTCCCTGGGTGAATGGAAATGTTGCTGCTGCTGGCTGTAGTAGCTCCTCTTCTGGCTCAAGTGCCGATACTGTTGCACTTTGTGGGTGGCAGCTGACACTAGATGCCTTGGATTTGTTACGATCACAAGGGAATATGCTAATGCCGACTGGCGAGTCCGAGTCTGCTGCATCTTTATACAAG GATGATCATCAAACTCCAGCCCAGAAGCTCCTTCAACGGCGCTCTAGGAGCCGGAGTCGTGGTCCACATTGA